The Saprospiraceae bacterium genome contains the following window.
TAAACTGGCAGCTTCGATTCCGACAGCTGAAGCGATTTCTCGCATCGTTGCCGTACCAAATCCCTTGTTATAAAACAGGACTTCTGCTTGCAGTAAAATTTGATTTTTAGTCATAAAAAACGCAGGTCTCTTGAATCTGGTTAAAGCTTAAAAATACAACCATAATATTTTCAGTACTCGCCCTCAAAAAAAAATCGCGTACAAAAATAATCTGCACACGATTCTTCATTTATTCTTTAAGGAAATTCTATTTCATTTTTGCAATATGGTGCATTAAGCTGCTCTTGATATTGGCAGCTTTATTTTTATGCCAAGTATTCTTTTTAGCCAGTTTGTCAATCATTCGAGCAACTTTAGGCATATAAGCCAAGGCAGTGGATTTATCAGAAAACTCCCTCAACTTCTTAATTGCGGTACGAGTAGTCTTTTTGAAATAGCGGTTTGCGATTCTGCGGACAATATTTTGACGCATTCTTTTTAAAGCCGACTGATGATTTGCCATATACTTAATTTAAAAAAGGAAT
Protein-coding sequences here:
- a CDS encoding 30S ribosomal protein S20 codes for the protein MANHQSALKRMRQNIVRRIANRYFKKTTRTAIKKLREFSDKSTALAYMPKVARMIDKLAKKNTWHKNKAANIKSSLMHHIAKMK